ATTTAGCTGCTATTAAAGCGATGAGGCTCAGTAAAAAGATCACTGACACTGAGACAATAGCGATGAGCAGATAGAGATTCAGATCCGAAAAAGTATCCTCCTTTACTGGCACTTGTCTTAGTGAAGTCTGAAGGTTGTCCAGATTTTCCACAACCACAACTTCAATACTCATAGTTGTTGACAGTGAAGGTTCTCCATTATCAGAGACAGTGAGGATAAGTGGGTGAGTTTTTAAGTCATTGTCACTCATTCGTCTTTTAGTCCTTATTTCTCCTGTACTGGTTCCGATTCGGAAGAGATTCGTTCCCTTAGATTCAGTTACGTGATAAGATAATAGAGCATTATAACCTGAATCAGCGTCTACAGCTCTGACTTTAGCCACAAAATAGCCCGCTTCAGCAGAGTAGGGAATGTTCTCAGTGTTTACTGATCCAGGTTCAGAGTAAGGAGGGAGAAATACTGGACTGTTGTCATTCTCATCCAGGACAAAAACATTAACAGTCACGTTACTACTTAGTGGAGGAACACCAGCGTCAGTGGCTTGAACTTGAAACTggattctttttatttcttcgtAATCGAAAGTCTTCAGACTGTACAGTTCACCGGTGTGTGAGTTAATGTTCATCAGAGTTGACACTCTGCTGCTCTCTGTATCAATTAATGAATATGAAACAAGCGCATTCTCACCGATGTCTAAGTCACGTGCCGTTAGTGATGCCAACAGGCCTCCAACTGGACTATTCTCTTTCACGCTAATGTTTATCACCGCTGCAGGAAATAAAGGCGCGTTATCATTCACATCAAAGACATGAACTGTTATAACATGACTGCTCGAGAGGGAAGGAGTTCCTTCATCATTAGCTAGAACTGTAACATTATATTGTGAGACCTGCTCTCTGTCCAGAGCTTCATTTACAACGAGAGCGTAAGAGTTTTTATATGATAACTGTAATTTAAAACGACTTGGGGCCATAATTTTACAATCTACTTTGCCATTTATTCCACTGTCTTTATCTGATACAGTGATTAATGCAACATCTGTGCCAGGTTTGATGTCCTCGTTTACGGAGCTCATGAGCAGAGTCACTGATATCTCTGGTGCATTGTCATTCACATCCACTACTTCAATTAACACTTTACATCGAGACTTTCTTGGAGAATATCCTTTGTCCTGAGCCTGAACTTTCAACTCGATCGCTGGATTTTCCTCATAATCAATATTTCCTTTGACAGTGATTTCACCAGAAAAATGATTTATTGAGAATAAGTCTAAAGCCGAGTTTCGGACGTCACTTACAAAAGAGTATGACATTTCAGCGTTTACTCCTTCGTCTGCATCTGCGGCAGAAACTGTAAGGATTTTAGTTCCCACCGGTGAATTCTCATCGACCCTGACTTTATATAGCGGCATTGTAAACACAGGGTTGTTGTCATTTATATCCAGCACATTTATAACTATCTGCATTGTTCCGGATCTGGGAGGAGTCCCGCCATCTAGAGCAGTCAGTACGAGCCTGATCACcgattctttctctctgtccaaAGATTTCTGAAGCACGAGCTCAACTGAATCACTCTGTATGTCCAAATTGAAATATtcatttgtctttattttatatgtttttaaagaattactACCGATGTCCACATCACTTCCCGTGGTTAATGGAAACCGGTCTCCCTGCAACACATTCTCACTAATATCCAAAACAAGTGTTGGATCTGGAAACACCGGAGAGTTATCATTAATGTCTAGTATATTAATTTCGACACGGTAGAGCTTATGAGGATTGTGGATCATCGCTTCAACATTCAATACGCATTTCTGTTTGCTTTCACACAGCTCCTCTCGGTCTATTCTGTCATTAACTAATAAAAGCCCGCTTTTCCGATTTACCTCGAAATACTTGGTGTTAGATCCAGTCACAAGCTGAAACATGCGCGATTCCAGTTCCTGCACACTGAAATTAAGATCCTTCGCTAGATTTCCAACAACGGTTCCCTTCTTGGCCTCTTCAGAAACCGAGTACGAAATCTGAGCGAAACACAAATCCCATAAACAAAGCAGCAGCAGAGCCTTCATCCAGGCAGCGCGAGCACTGTCCGATACAACCATCACGTCCTTTTACTTAAGATTAAGATTagggaagatttttttttttcgtttaatCCAACGTTTgcagaagaaagagaaatataCGAGGCACTCAGATGTCGGAACCATATGACGCTCTGATCCTATTCTGCTTTAGGCGGTGTATTAATAATGTGCCTATGACTTCATCTCACGGTCTACAGTGACATCTAGCGTGGAAATACAAGGACATTACAGCTGAAAGCTTGTTTTATGATCGACGTCATGGTTTTCAACGAATTACCGTTTTCTTTTCGTGAAACTAAACATCAGCGTGTTCAGTTGTTTGTAAGCTAATAGTGCCGTTTAAAACGACTCTGTTGCACAAAAAAACTTTGTAAATATTCATGATTTAATTTGTGAGATTTCAttagaaaaactttttttcattattaaatatggcttagtgaaaaataatgaatttgtatgaaacgattttaatttacatttacaagcttattttacatattttagagTGTAAATAGGATATAATTAGCTATTATGGTCACTTTAGACTTTTAAGTCAATTTCCCGTAATGTTCTGAAACACAATTGCATAAGCTTTAGAAACAACTATATAAAGAGTAAACTTgcttcatacaaaaaaaatattgaccAACATTGTTTTCAAATGTTTGGGTCCTTTTGCACGTTACTACTTAGTGGAGAAACATCGGAGTCAGTGAACTTATAACTGGATTCTTTTCGTTTCTTGGTTATGTACAGTTCACTGGTGTGTGAGTTAATGTTTATCAGATTTGACACTCTGCTGCTCTCTGTATCAAATAAGGAATACGAAACAAGCGCATTCTCCTTAATATATACTCTATGAACCTAgagtctactttataaaacgATCATGCCGTTGCTCTTTTAATTCTAGAAcctaactgtctatataaaacattacacagtgcatatagcattaactaccatagagttacgcacataaataataaaaaatagtaacagcatagcagtgtgatttacagagattgaaaaatcctttttttgtaataaatatagtattgtattaaataatgtcccaaatcgtAAGGTACATTAATTAGCCCTAGAGTAGGGTTTGTTTGATTTTGAATAATTACCTTTTTAAGaaatagaaacataaaaaaatgatattaaaacgatgctttgtttaattaaaacaatgtttgtctaagttaatgaatttgaataaatagcctagtagctATATGAAATTTTAGGGGGTTAAatactgtcttatttatgtagctaaaacactaaattaaactagataacatgatgatcaaagtttaatattcatataacctacttgaaaaaccttctatctacagttctctgttcagttctACAGTTTAGTTCTCTGAAAACGCAGCCTCTCAGgcacattaacactgtgttCCTAACATTAATTGAAGTCATTGCATCAGaaactttttttcacattttttatgtctgccagtttccaacaaaaagcagcagcattgtcaaagaattaacagataaatgtttg
The sequence above is drawn from the Clarias gariepinus isolate MV-2021 ecotype Netherlands chromosome 17, CGAR_prim_01v2, whole genome shotgun sequence genome and encodes:
- the LOC128545488 gene encoding protocadherin alpha-2-like isoform X8; the protein is MVVSDSARAAWMKALLLLCLWDLCFAQISYSVSEEAKKGTVVGNLAKDLNFSVQELESRMFQLVTGSNTKYFEVNRKSGLLLVNDRIDREELCESKQKCVLNVEAMIHNPHKLYRVEINILDINDNSPVFPDPTLVLDISENVLQGDRFPLTTGSDVDIGSNSLKTYKIKTNEYFNLDIQSDSVELVLQKSLDREKESVIRLVLTALDGGTPPRSGTMQIVINVLDINDNNPVFTMPLYKVRVDENSPVGTKILTVSAADADEGVNAEMSYSFVSDVRNSALDLFSINHFSGEITVKGNIDYEENPAIELKVQAQDKGYSPRKSRCKVLIEVVDVNDNAPEISVTLLMSSVNEDIKPGTDVALITVSDKDSGINGKVDCKIMAPSRFKLQLSYKNSYALVVNEALDREQVSQYNVTVLANDEGTPSLSSSHVITVHVFDVNDNAPLFPAAVINISVKENSPVGGLLASLTARDLDIGENALVSYSLIDTESSRVSTLMNINSHTGELYSLKTFDYEEIKRIQFQVQATDAGVPPLSSNVTVNVFVLDENDNSPVFLPPYSEPGSVNTENIPYSAEAGYFVAKVRAVDADSGYNALLSYHVTESKGTNLFRIGTSTGEIRTKRRMSDNDLKTHPLILTVSDNGEPSLSTTMSIEVVVVENLDNLQTSLRQVPVKEDTFSDLNLYLLIAIVSVSVIFLLSLIALIAAKCYGTEGGFIRSSVPVVTTHPDGSWSYSKSTQQYDVCFNSDTLKSDVVVFPTQFLPADAELISINEGDTFTRTQTLPSTGKPKGPNADWRYSASLRAGVQSSVHMEEASAVMQGAQGMLVQNWPTVSSAADGEAEGQLSPPVGAGINSNSWSFRYGAGPGYGPPPALKPGEIPPEAFIIPGSPAIISIRPDPGAMDDKGDFISFGKKEDPKKKKKKKKEKKDKKDKGKDDGEE